A single Astyanax mexicanus isolate ESR-SI-001 unplaced genomic scaffold, AstMex3_surface scaffold_33, whole genome shotgun sequence DNA region contains:
- the tuba8l2 gene encoding tubulin alpha chain, whose amino-acid sequence MRECISVHVGQAGVQMGNTCWELYCLEHGIQPDGQMPSQKPVGGHDDSFTTFFSETGAGKYVPRAIFVDLEPTVIDEVRTGTYRQLFHPEQLISGKEDAANNYARGHYTIGKEIIDSILDRIRKLADQCTGLQGFLVFHSFGGGTGSGFTSLLMERLSVDFGKKSKLEFAIYPAPQVSTAVVEPYNSILTTHTTLEHSDCAFMVDNEAIYDICRRNLDIERPSYTNLNRLISQIVSSITASLRFDGALNVDLTEFQTNLVPYPRIHFPLATYAPVISAEKAYHEQLSVAEITNSCFEPSNQMVKCDPRHGKYMACCLLYRGDVVPKDVNVAIAAIKTKRSIQFVDWCPTGFKVGINYQPPTVVPGGDLAKVQRAVCMLSNTTAIAEAWARLDHKFDLMYAKRAFVHWYVGEGMEEGEFSEAREDMAALEKDYEEVGIDSFEEEEEGEEF is encoded by the exons CGCGAGTGCATCTCCGTCCATGTTGGCCAGGCTGGCGTTCAGATGGGCAACACCTGCTGGGAGCTGTACTGTTTGGAGCACGGCATCCAGCCGGATGGTCAGATGCCCAGCCAGAAACCTGTGGGTGGCCATGATGACTCATTTACCACCTTCTTCAGCGAGACCGGCGCTGGAAAATATGTACCTCGGGCCATCTTTGTGGACCTGGAGCCCACTGTTATAG ATGAGGTGCGCACTGGTACCTACCGGCAGCTCTTTCACCCAGAACAGCTGATATCCGGCAAGGAGGATGCAGCCAATAACTACGCTCGAGGTCACTACACCATCGGCAAGGAGATCATTGACTCCATCCTTGACCGCATCCGCAAACTG GCTGACCAGTGCACAGGCCTGCAGGGCTTCCTGGTCTTCCACAGCTTTGGCGGCGGCACTGGGTCTGGGTTCACCTCCCTCCTGATGGAGCGCCTGTCCGTCGACTTTGGCAAGAAGTCCAAGCTGGAGTTCGCTATCTACCCGGCGCCGCAGGTTTCCACAGCCGTGGTGGAGCCGTACAACTCCATCCTCACCACCCACACCACCCTGGAGCACTCGGACTGCGCCTTCATGGTGGACAACGAGGCCATCTATGACATCTGCAGGAGGAACCTGGACATCGAGCGTCCGTCCTACACCAACCTCAACCGGCTCATCAGCCAGATTGTGTCCTCCATCACCGCCTCGCTGCGCTTCGACGGAGCTCTGAACGTGGACCTGACCGAGTTCCAGACCAACCTGGTGCCCTACCCCCGTATCCACTTCCCTCTGGCCACATACGCCCCTGTCATCTCCGCCGAGAAGGCCTACCACGAGCAGCTGTCCGTAGCTGAGATCACCAACTCCTGCTTCGAACCCAGCAACCAGATGGTGAAGTGCGACCCACGTCACGGCAAGTACATGGCCTGCTGCCTGCTGTACCGTGGCGACGTGGTGCCCAAGGACGTCAACGTGGCCATCGCAGCCATCAAGACCAAGAGGAGCATCCAGTTCGTGGACTGGTGTCCCACTGGCTTTAAAGTGGGTATCAACTACCAGCCCCCAACCGTGGTGCCCGGAGGAGACCTGGCCAAGGTCCAGAGGGCCGTCTGCATGCTGAGCAACACCACGGCCATCGCCGAGGCCTGGGCTCGCCTGGACCACAAGTTTGACCTGATGTACGCCAAGCGGGCCTTCGTGCACTGGTACGTGGGGGAGGGCATGGAGGAAGGAGAGTTCTCAGAGGCCCGAGAAGACATGGCCGCCCTGGAGAAGGACTACGAAGAGGTGGGCATCGACTCCTTcgaggaagaagaggagggggAGGAGTTTTAA
- the LOC103045172 gene encoding serine/threonine-protein kinase 16, which yields MGQSLCICSRSAITIDNKRYYFIQKLDEGGFSYVDLVEGAQDGRFYALKRILCHDREGRNEAQTEVEMHRLFSHPNILSLTGHAFTERSGKSEAWLLLPYISKGSLWSVLEKMRDKGSSMAESRVLHVLRGICEGLKAIHDKGYAHRDLKPTNVLLEENDRPVLMDLGSMNKARIEVRGSREAMTIQDWAAQRCTISYRAPELFNVESHCIIDEKTDIWSLGCVLYCMMMLEGPYDLIFQKGDSVALAVQNPVTIPQPCSYSAGLQNLLSSIMVTNPQERPDINWVLEQVKSLQGSDAGPVDTNRV from the exons ATGGGACAGTCGCTGTGTATCTGCTCTCGCAGCGCCATCACCATCGACAACAAGAGATACTACTTCATTCAGAAACTCGACGAGGG AGGATTCAGCTATGTGGATCTGGTGGAGGGCGCCCAGGACGGCCGTTTCTACGCCCTGAAGCGGATCCTGTGCCACGACCGCGAGGGACGCAATGAGGCGCAGACGGAGGTGGAGATGCACCGGCTCTTCAGCCACCCCAACATCCTCAGCCTGACCGGCCACGCCTTCACCGAGCGCAGCGGCAAGAGCGAGGCCTGGCTCCTGCTGCCCTACATCAGC AAGGGCAGTCTGTGGTCAGTTCTGGAGAAGATGAGGGATAAAGGAAGCTCCATGGCTGAGAGTCGGGTTCTGCATGTTTTGCGTGGCATCTGTGAAGGTCTCAAAGCCATTCACGACAAGGGCTACGCCCACAG GGATCTAAAGCCCACTAATGTGCTGCTGGAGGAGAACGACCGGCCGGTACTGATGGACCTGGGCTCCATGAACAAAGCCCGTATAGAAGTCAGAGGCTCCAGAGAGGCCATGACCATACAG GACTGGGCAGCTCAGAGGTGTACCATCTCGTACAGAGCTCCAGAACTCTTTAATGTGGAGAGCCACTGCATCATCGATGAAAAGACGGATATCTGG TCGTTAGGTTGTGTTCTGTACTGTATGATGATGCTGGAGGGACCGTATGATCTGATCTTCCAGAAGGGGGACAGCGTGGCTCTGGCTGTACAGAACCCGGTGACCATTCCTCAGCCGTGCAG CTACTCTGCAGGACTGCAGAACCTCCTCAGCTCCATCATGGTGACCAATCCTCAGGAACGTCCCGACATCAACTGGGTCCTGGAGCAGGTGAAGAGCCTGCAGGGCTCGGACGCGGGACCTGTGGACACCAACAGGGTATGA